A single region of the Drosophila miranda strain MSH22 chromosome 2, D.miranda_PacBio2.1, whole genome shotgun sequence genome encodes:
- the LOC108156435 gene encoding lysosome membrane protein 2: MKLFTNKNQRNAKLLRCAALGMTLLFFGSLILVSDPVQSILDVQLNLKPGSLLYLLWLDPPIDVYINVYMFNYTNVDAFTDGIDTKLKLDEVGPYVYKEVLTNHNITLNEANNTISYSPRREYIFVPERSVGDPKVDHIRAPNIPLMGVTTLASSLSVFASLGLSAVAKRLNAQPMLEMSVHEYMWGYEDHLVELAAKFVPSWIDFASFGIMEKLFREGNESNVVNMNLPELKDKYGVKLPGSPRGYTLDSINGERGFTRWEYDEQTNGTMCNRIWGSHDATLFPRDINEKDAFYLYRRTFCRKLPLKFNSTRTYNGIDGYEFVMEPDVFDSELGNPNSSCFCKNNRCLKKGVGSVSPCYYNIPLAITYPHFMHGDPSLLEPFEGLQPDESRFSSVFVVQPQLGAPMQGTHLRLQANQVVGKVNFNSLMEPFEDMVLPLLWVDLNIDVLSFSLRMLIHGIKWGFHLLQWTAALGMLLAGVYQLCSALMVCFWPSAHQQQFLKVEQAEKGGRPGSLTLAVATLRQSSVVASLQMAQEQEEQHLLSSGSSIKPNLPDA, translated from the exons ATGAAACTGTTTACCAACAAAAACCAGCGCAATGCAA agctgctgcgatGTGCTGCACTCGGAATGACCCTGTTGTTCTTTGGGTCGCTCATTCTGGTATCGGACCCGGTGCAGAGTATCTTGGATGTG CAATTGAACCTGAAGCCCGGCAGTTTGCTCTACCTTTTGTGGCTCGATCCCCCCATCGATGTGTACATCAATGTCTACATGTTCAACTATACCAATGTGGACGCCTTCACGGACGGCATCGACACCAAGCTGAAGCTCGATGAGGTCGGCCCATATGTGTACAAGGAGGTGCTCACGAACCACAACATAACCCTGAACGAGGCCAACAACACGATATCCTATTCGCCGCGACGTGAGTACATCTTTGTGCCGGAGCGATCCGTGGGCGATCCGAAGGTCGATCACATTCGAGCACCCAACATTCCCTTAATGGGAGTGACCACCCTGGCCTCCAGCCTCTCGGTGTTTGCCTCGCTCGGGTTAAGTGCTGTTGCCAAGCGTCTGAACGCTCAACCCATGCTGGAGATGAGTGTCCACGAGTACATGTGGGGCTACGAAGATCATTTGGTCGAGCTGGCTGCCAAGTTTGTCCCCAGTTGGATTGATTTCGCCAGTTTCGGCATCATGGAAAAG CTTTTCCGTGAGGGAAACGAGAGCAATGTGGTCAATATGAATTTGCCAGAGCTCAAGGATAAATATGGCGTTAAGCTACCCGGCTCTCCGCGTGGCTATACGCTGGATAGCATCAATGGAGAGCGCGGATTCACGCGCTGGGAGTACGATGAGCAGACCAA TGGGACGATGTGTAATCGCATTTGGGGCAGCCACGATGCCACTCTCTTCCCGCGGGATATAAACGAGAAGGACGCCTTCTATCTGTATCGCCGAACCTTCTGCCGTAAGCTGCCGCTGAAGTTCAATAGCACCCGGACGTACAACGGCATTGATGGGTACGAGTTTGTGATGGAGCCGGATGTCTTCGACAGTGAGCTGGGCAACCCAAATTCCTCGTGCTTCTGCAAGAACAATCGCTGCCTCAAGAAGGGCGTTGGCAGCGTCTCGCCCTGCTACTACA ACATTCCACTGGCCATCACCTATCCTCATTTCATGCATGGCGATCCTAGCCTTCTGGAACCATTCGAGGGTCTCCAACCGGACGAGTCCCGCTTCAGCTCTGTCTTCGTGGTGCAACCA CAACTGGGAGCTCCCATGCAGGGCACACATCTGCGACTGCAGGCCAATCAGGTGGTGGGTAAAGTGAACTTCAACAGCCTAATGGAACCCTTCGAGGATATGGTGCTGCCGCTGCTATGGGTCGATCTCAACATCGATGTGCTTTCCTTCAGCCTGCGGATGCTCATTCACGGCATCAAATGGGGCTTCCACCTGCTCCAGTGGACCGCCGCCCTGGGAATGCTGCTGGCCGGCGTTTACCAATTGTGTTCGGCTCTAATGGTTTGCTTCTGGCCCTCAgcccaccagcagcagttccTGAAGGTGGAGCAGGCCGAGAAGGGAGGTCGGCCTGGAAGTCTCACTCTAGCGGTAGCGACACTCCGCCAATCCTCGGTTGTGGCGTCGCTGCAGATGgcgcaggagcaggaggagcagcatcTGCTGTCCAGCGGCAGCAGTATTAAGCCCAATTTGCCAGACGCTTAG
- the LOC108156440 gene encoding transmembrane protease serine 7, translating into MKQSQQSSPPRTLANALALALLLLLLLFPSSSRQFETDCGCRPSSRRGPRIISGATTNEGQFPWQASLELLHPSLGFLGHWCGAVLIHQYWILSAAHCVHNDLFNLPIPPLWTVVLGEHDRDVESGNEQRIPVEKIVMHHRYHNFRHDVVLMKLSKPADLARASNIRRICLPFMLTESQDDSALTAAAATSEDVLSQQLELEDVPEKIDNFLRSVQSRRRYRNVTSPSMRELMNMKILSRMRQALAQRSSPRSLKRTRRRNDKLMKLDPRPMGDSVEQKYLKPNGGDGDPREMAFVDCVATGWGKANISGDLSSQLLKTQVPLHQNGRCKDAYGSFVNIHGGHLCAGKLNGEGGTCVGDSGGPLQCRLSHNGPWILVGVTSFGSGCALEGFPDVYTRTSFYMKWIEDTIASH; encoded by the exons ATGAAGCAATCACAGCAATCGTCACCGCCTCGAACGCTGGCGAacgccctggccctggccttgctgctgctgctgctgctgttccccAGCAGCTCCCGGCAGTTCGAGACAG ACTGCGGCTGTCGTCCGTCGTCGCGGCGAGGACCTCGGATCATTTCTGGTGCGACGACGAACGAAGGCCAGTTTCCCTGGCAGGCATCGCTGGAGCTACTGCATCCGTCCCTGGGCTTCCTGGGTCACTGGTGCGGAGCCGTTCTCATCCATCAGTACTGGATACTGTCTGCCGCCCACTGTGTGCACAA CGATCTCTTTAACCTTCCCATTCCTCCGCTGTGGACCGTGGTTCTGGGCGAGCACGATCGGGATGTGGAGTCGGGCAATGAGCAGCGCATACCCGTCGAGAAGATTGTGATGCATCATCGCTATCACAACTTTCGGCACGACGTGGTGCTCATGAAACTCTCCAAGCCGGCAGATCTCGCTCGGGCCTCCAACATTCgacgcatttgtctgcccttCATGCTGACCGAGTCGCAGGATGATTCGGCTCTGACCGCCGCAGCCGCAACGTCAGAGGATGTGCTTAgccagcagctggagctggaggatGTGCCCGAGAAGATAGATAACTTTCTGCGCAGCGTCCAGAGTCGACGGCGCTACCGGAATGTGACTTCGCCCAGCATGAGGGAGCTCATGAACATGAAGATCCTAAGTCGGATGCGCCAGGCTCTTGCACAGCGCTCCTCCCCGCGCAGCCTGAAGCGCACGCGACGGCGCAACGACAAGCTGATGAAGCTGGACCCAAGGCCTATGGGAGACTCTGTTGAACAGAAATATCTCAAGCCGAACGGCGGGGACGGCGACCCGCGCGAGATGGCCTTCGTTGACTGTGTGGCCACCGGCTGGGGCAAGGCCAACATCAGTGGTGATTTGTCCAGCCAGCTGCTGAAGACGCAAGTTCCTTTACACCAGAATGGCAG GTGCAAAGATGCCTACGGCAGCTTTGTTAACATCCATGGCGGCCATCTGTGCGCCGGCAAGCTGAACGGTGAGGGTGGTACTTGTGTTGGCGACTCCGGTGGACCGCTGCAGTGTCGCCTCAGCCACAATGGACCCTGGATATTGGTCGGGGTCACCTCTTTTGGGTCGGGCTGTGCCCTGGAGGGCTTCCCGGATGTTTACACTCGCACATCGTTCTACATGAAGTGGATAGAAGACACAATTGCCTCTCATTAA